ATAAATCGTACTGCGCCCAACGTAAAAACTCTTCACGGGTCTTTACGTTTTCTATTTTGGGACTTACCGCTTACATTTTAATTGAAATTTCACCGGCGAATGCTCAACTCGGCAATGATCGAGCGATACCGGTTGATATCCTTTTTGGCCAGATAATCCAACAAACGGCGGCGGGCGCCGACCATTTTCAGCAGGCCGCGCCGCGAATTGTGGTCTTTGGGGTTTTTCTCGAAGTGGCCGGTGAGGCCGTTGATGCGCGCCGTCAATAAAGCGATTTGCACTTCGGCTTTGCCGGTGTCTTTTTCGCTGGCGCCGTATTTTTTGACCCAGTTGGTTTTTTCAACAGAGGTTAAAGGCATAATCTCACTCCAAAAGATTGGGATTGTTTTTCAATATTTGCTCTAAATGCTTTCAGACGGTTACAGGCTTTGAAAAGTTTTGCTGAGTGAAACGGAAATTTTTAAATGACAATTCTTTAAATTTTGGCCAATTCTGCCATGCAAGGCCGTTCTCAGTTTAATCCCGTTACTAAAAATTGATAAGCGGCTTCTCTGTCCTGTTGCAACTGCGCCACCAGCGCCTGCGGCGAATCGAATTGCTGCTCGCTGCGGAGCCGAGCCACAAAATGAATGTTCAGCGTCGCCCCGTACAAATCGCCTGAGAAATCGAGAAGATGCGCTTCGACAGTGCGCATCGTCTTTCCAAAGGTTGGGCGTAAACCGATGTTCATCATGCCAGGATACTTTTTTTCCTCGGCGACTCGGCTGTAGTGAAAATTTTCAATCTCCACCCACACCGCATAAACACCGTTCGCCGGAACCAGTTTTTTTTCATTGAGTGCCTGCAAATTCGCCGTCGGAAATCCCAACGTTCGACCACGCTGTTCGCCGCGCTTAACCGTGCCGCGCCATGTGTAAGGGCGGCCAAGATATTTGGACACTTTTTCAATCTCGCCGGTTGACAGCGCTTCGCGAATTCTCGTGCTGCTCAGCGTCACGCCGTTCATCTCAAAGGGGGGGACTTCGCGAACGGCAAAGCCGAGTTCGGCGCCCAGTCGTTGCAAGGTGGAAAAATCGCCTTCGCGGTTTTTGCCGAAACCGTGATCGTGGCCAATCACCATGGCTTGCAAGCCGACGCGGCGATGCAAAATATCGCGCACAAAAATTTCCGAGGGCGTGCGTGAAAATTCCAGCGTAAAGGGAATGACAAAGATCCGGTCAACCTTTTCCTGTTTCAGCAGCTCGATTTTTTCCTCCGTCGTCGTAAGGATTTGCACCGGCGGTCTGTCCGGACGCTGCAAAACCACTTGTGGATGCGGGTCGAACGTCACGACGGTGGCCTTGCCTTGCCGCGCGCGCGCTTCTCTTTTTAATGCATCAACGATCGCTTGATGGCCGCGATGCAGACCGTCAAAAGTTCCCACGGTGATCACGCTGCGTGCATCGAACCGGACTTCGTCAAGGCTGCGAAAAATCTGAATGGCCATAGCTAATCTGCAAGCCGCTCCGCAAATTGTTGAATGCTCAAAGCTGAAGCGACAGTATAACCGCCAACACGCGTGCGCCGCAAAGATTTGAGAAAAGCGCCGCACCCAAAATCTTTGCCGATATCGCGGGCCAAGGCCCGAATATAGGTGCCGCGCGAGCAGGTAACGGCAAAGCGGATTTCCGGCAACATCACATCGATGATATCGAAAGAATAAATTTTGACCGGCCGCGGCGCCAAATCAACGTGCTCGTTCTTGCGTGCCAACTCGTAAAGCCGCCGCCCCTCGCGTTTCAGCGCCGAGAACATCGGCGGCGTTTGCATGATGTCGCCGATGTACCGTTTTACCGCCTGCTCGATTTGCTCGCGCGACAAATCCGGCACCGCATGTTGTGCGATGACTTTTCCCGTTACATCATGCGAATCGGTTTCGACGCCGAGTTCAAATGTTCCCTGATACTCCTTTTCAAGCTCCATCAACTTGTTGACCTGCTTGGTGGCGCCGGCGAAACAGATGAGCAGCACACCGGTCGCAAACGGATCGAGGGTGCCGGCGTGTCCGACTTTTTTCACCTTGGTCAATGCCCGCAATTTATTGACCACATCAAAAGACGTCCAGCCCTCGGGTTTATCGATGGCGATAATTTTGCCGGCTTTCAATTCGGTGCGATGGATGAGACCGATGATTTCCACACTTTTTAATTCGCAAGATTTTTTGCTTTTTCAATTTTACTCACACGTTGCTGTAAATCCTTGATCATCGCATCTAGATTTATCCTATCACGCTTGAGCTCTTCAAATTCTTGCTGTAATCGTGCAAAAGCAATCTCCTGAGCATGCAGTCGCTGGTCGTCTTTCGTAATCGAACTCTTTATTCCCTCCCAGATTTCCAGCGTGGCTTTATAAAATTCTTGTTGCTCTTTTCGAGCGATCTCAATATAAGCAAGCATTTTTTTATCGCTTTGTTCAAGCGAGCGTGAAATATGCGCCCATGTTTCCAATGAGGCATTTTTCAAATCCTGCAATCCATGCTGAACTGCTTGAATCTCGCCCGTAAATTTCTGGTCGAGCCGAACAACCTGCTCACCGACCGCTTGAATCTCGCCCGTAAATTTCTGGTCGAGCTGAATAACCTGCTCACCGACCGCTTGTATCTCGCCTCGAACCGCTTGGATCTCGCCGGTAAACTTCTGATCGAGACTAACAACCTGCTCACCGACCGCTTGTATCTCGCCTCGAACCGCTTGGATCTCGCCGGTAAACTTCTGATCGAGACTAACAACCTGCTCACCGACCGCTTGAATCTCGCCTCGAACCGCTTGGATCTCGCCGGTAAACTTCTGATCGAGACTAACAACCTGCTCACCGACCGCTTGAATCTCGCCCGTAAATTTCTGGTCGAGCTGAACAACCTGCTCACCGACCGCTTGAATCTCGCCTCGAACCGCTTGGATTTCGCCCGTAAATTTCTGATCGAGCCGACCGACCTGCTCACCGACCGCTTGAATCTCGCCCGTAAATTTCTGGTCGAGCGCATCGAGCCGTTTGAGCACCCTTGTCAAGGTGGTTTTGCTTTCCGGGTTCTTGGGCATGGCTTGGCCTCGTTAAGTTGGATTACCGCAAATTTCAATTTTATCGATCAAATTTAGCAAGCTTCGTCAACTTAAAGTTTATTTTGCTCGCGGCTCCTGCTCGTGAATCTTTTTGATCAAATTCTCGATATTCTCGACATAGTCGAGCGTGTCGTCATAAAAAAATTGTAGCTCGGGAACATGACGGAGGTTGATTTTGCGGGCGGTTTCGGCACGAATAAAACCTGTGGCACGTTTCAAGCCCTCCAAGGTGCTCTGGCGTTGCGCGAGGCTACCCAGCAGACTGAAATAAACCCGTGCATTTTTCAAATCATCGGAGAGCTTGACTCGGGTGATGGTTATCCTGCCTACAGCGGGATCTTTTAATTGCGAAGCACTGATTTCGCTGATCACTTCCCGCAACAACTCCGCCACCCGCGTTGAACGTTTGTAATTCATCTCAATAAATTTCCAACCGATGATCCAGCACTTCGAGACGGCCGTCTTCTTCGAGAAACTGCAATATTTTCGTAAACGCCTGATCGACAAACTTGCGTTCATTGGTCACCAGCGCCAAGCCCAGCGTCGAGCGCTGCCATAAATCGTTTTGCTCCACCTCCGCAATCGACACGTTGAATTTGTTCTGAATTTTTGCTTTTACACTGCTCAGAACAAATCGTTTGGCTTTCAAAGAATCGCTTTCCGGCAGAAAAATTTCAACCTGACAAACGCCAACGAACATGGGAAAAGATGAAATAAATTTCGCAACGAAAGGATACCACGACCGAAAACTACAGGGTCCGCTTCGTTTTAATGATCTGATACGTCTCCAGCACGTCGCCTTCGTGAATGTCATCGTAATTTTCGAGGCCGATGCCGCATTCGAATCCGCTGGCAACTTCCCGCACGTCGTCTTTCAGGCGCTTCAACGAGGCGATTTTTCCTTCAAAGACGAGCTTGTCATCACGATAGAGACGAATATGATCGCTGCGCGTCACCTTGCCGGATTGCACGTAACAACCGGCGACGGTGCCGACTTTCGGCACTCGAAAAGTCTTGCGCACTTCGATCGTCGCGGTGACTTGCTCGGAAATTTCCGGCTCCAACATGCCTTCGAGCGCCGCCTTCACGTCGTTGACGGCGTCGTAAATGATTTTGTAATTGCGAATGTCGACATTCTCGCGCTCGGCAATCGCGCGCGCCTGCGGTGAAACGCGAATGTGAAAACCGATGACAATCGCGTCCGAGGCCGCGGCGAGCAGTACGTCGGATTCGGAAATGCCGCCGACTCCCTTGTGAATGACGCGAATGGTGACTTCTTTGTTGGAAAGTTTCAGCAGCGAATCGCTCAACGCCTCCACCGAACCATCGACATCGCCCTTGACGATGAGGCGCAATTCTTTCACGCCGCCTTCTTTAATTTGCTTCGAAAACTGATCGAGCGTAATATGGCGCGTTTTGCGGAAATCCTGCTCGCGTTTGATTTGCTGCCGCTTCAAACTGATTTCTTTCGCCTCGCGCTCCGACGCCATGACCACCAATTGGTCGCCGGCCGTCGGCACGCCCGAAAAACCGACCACCCGCACCGGCGTTGACGGCGGCGCCGAGGGCACGCGCCGGCCACGTTCATCGTACATGGCGCGGACACGGCCCCAATGTTGTCCGGCGATAAACGGATCGCCGACATTCAACGTGCCGGTTTGCACCAACACAGTTGCCACGGCGCCCTTGCCTTTATCCAGTTCGGCTTCGATAATCACGCCCTTGGCGCGGCGATTGGGATTGGCCTTGAGATCTTTGAGATCGGCCTCCAACAGAACAAGATCCAGGAGATTTTCAACGCCTCGCCCGGTTTTCGCCGAAATTTCCGCGCTTTGATATTTGCCGCCCCAATTTTCCACCAGAATGCCATGCTGCGAAAGCTGCTGTCGAATCAAATCGGGATTGGCCGTGGCCTTGTCGATTTTGTTGATCGCCACAACGATCGGCACGTTGGCGGCGCGAGCATGGTTGATCGCTTCAATCGTTTGTGTTTGCACGCCGTCATCCGCCGCCACCACCAGAATCACAATGTCGGTGGCGTGCGCGCCGCGAGCCCGCATGGCGGTAAACGCCTCATGGCCCGGCGTATCCAGGAAGGTAATGCGACGGTTCTTAAACTCCACGACATAGGCGCCGATGTGCTGCGTTATGCCGCCATGCTCGCCGGCCGTAATTTTACTTTCACGAATAAAATCCAAAAGCGAAGTCTTGCCGTGATCGACGTGGCCCATAATCGTCACCACCGGCGAGCGCGGTTGCAAATCTTCCTCGGAATCCGGTTCGCCGTTTTGCTCGATGAGATCCGCGCCATATTCTTGCACAATCTCGGCCTGAAAACCGAATTCGTCTGCGACAGCCACGATGACATCGGCATCGAGGCGCTGATTGATCGAAACCACCATGCCGAGGTCAAGACATTTGCGAATGACTTCACCCGGTTCGACATCCATCAGACGCGCCAAATCCGCCGCGGAAACAAACTCCGGCACTTTGAGCTTATTCGTCTCTTCAACCGGCGTTTCTGCGCCATTGTCGCTGACCGTTCGCCGCCGGCGCACTGGTTTGGTTTTGCCCGCCCCGGCCATGGTCGCCAAGGTCTGGCGAATCGATTCTTCGATCTCCTCGTCGCTGATCTTGCGCTTTTTGCGCTTTTTTGACGCCCTTTTGCCGCTTTTCTCTTTTTCCTTGATCAAGCGCGCTTCGATTTGCTCTTCCGGCTCCAATTGCACCACCGCCGCTTTTTTCTTTCGGCGGCGCTTGCGCTTGCGTTTTTTCTTGGCGCCGTCTTCGGCAACCGCGGCTTGATCGGCCTTCTTGGCCGGCGGCGCTGGAGTCACCGGTGGCGCTTCAATCGCCGGCGGAGTCACCGGCCGTAAATCATCTTTATGACGTTGTTCTTCCTTCTCTTTCGAGATCAGCGCAACAATCGTATCATGAAGCGACGGCACGGGCTTGGTTTCAACGGGCGCGGGCTTTTCCGGCTCGTGGCGAGCGACGACCTCAAGGGGTTCGGCAACTTTACGCACGCCCCGACCATCGCGTTTCGCCTCAACCTGAGCCACAACAGTTTTCGCCTCGGCAGGCGCTGCTGCCTCCGGCGCTTTTTGCGATTGCCGCGTGCGGCGCTCCGCCACCTTCGAGGTCACCTGCATGCGCTGCTCGATATCATGAAGAACACGCTCGCGTTCTTTTTCCTCGTCGGCTTTTTTATCGCGCAGTCGCTTGCGAAACTCATGATCCGGGCTGTGCGGCGGTTCCGGTTCTTTCCGGTACTTTTTGCACGCCTCTTCATACATCTCGTCAGTGAGCGCTGTCATCGGACCGCGAATATCATAATCTTTATTCAGCTTGGTCAGATAGTTAATCAGCATCTCATTGGAGATGTTGAATTCCTTGGCGACTTGATGAACTCGACGTTTACCAGCCAAACCCTATTCCCTAATGATTTGAAAAACTTTCGGCTCTCGAATCGGAACGCCTGCGCAATTCTTCTTGGGGCAAACCCGAATTTCGCGGGAGTTTTATTCCATGAGCCTGAGATTTATTTTTATTCAAACTGCAGCCGCAACAAGCTCAGCTTCGCGGCTGATTTTCTTCGGAACTTTCAGCGGCTTCCAAAACTTCGGCGACCTCTGGCGGCGCGACCGCAGGTTCGGAAGAAGAATCCGGCTCTAATTCAGCCGTTGCTGCC
The window above is part of the candidate division KSB1 bacterium genome. Proteins encoded here:
- the rbfA gene encoding 30S ribosome-binding factor RbfA, encoding MNYKRSTRVAELLREVISEISASQLKDPAVGRITITRVKLSDDLKNARVYFSLLGSLAQRQSTLEGLKRATGFIRAETARKINLRHVPELQFFYDDTLDYVENIENLIKKIHEQEPRAK
- a CDS encoding DUF503 domain-containing protein, translating into MFVGVCQVEIFLPESDSLKAKRFVLSSVKAKIQNKFNVSIAEVEQNDLWQRSTLGLALVTNERKFVDQAFTKILQFLEEDGRLEVLDHRLEIY
- a CDS encoding bifunctional riboflavin kinase/FAD synthetase, producing the protein MAIQIFRSLDEVRFDARSVITVGTFDGLHRGHQAIVDALKREARARQGKATVVTFDPHPQVVLQRPDRPPVQILTTTEEKIELLKQEKVDRIFVIPFTLEFSRTPSEIFVRDILHRRVGLQAMVIGHDHGFGKNREGDFSTLQRLGAELGFAVREVPPFEMNGVTLSSTRIREALSTGEIEKVSKYLGRPYTWRGTVKRGEQRGRTLGFPTANLQALNEKKLVPANGVYAVWVEIENFHYSRVAEEKKYPGMMNIGLRPTFGKTMRTVEAHLLDFSGDLYGATLNIHFVARLRSEQQFDSPQALVAQLQQDREAAYQFLVTGLN
- the truB gene encoding tRNA pseudouridine(55) synthase TruB, which translates into the protein MEIIGLIHRTELKAGKIIAIDKPEGWTSFDVVNKLRALTKVKKVGHAGTLDPFATGVLLICFAGATKQVNKLMELEKEYQGTFELGVETDSHDVTGKVIAQHAVPDLSREQIEQAVKRYIGDIMQTPPMFSALKREGRRLYELARKNEHVDLAPRPVKIYSFDIIDVMLPEIRFAVTCSRGTYIRALARDIGKDFGCGAFLKSLRRTRVGGYTVASALSIQQFAERLAD
- the infB gene encoding translation initiation factor IF-2 translates to MAGKRRVHQVAKEFNISNEMLINYLTKLNKDYDIRGPMTALTDEMYEEACKKYRKEPEPPHSPDHEFRKRLRDKKADEEKERERVLHDIEQRMQVTSKVAERRTRQSQKAPEAAAPAEAKTVVAQVEAKRDGRGVRKVAEPLEVVARHEPEKPAPVETKPVPSLHDTIVALISKEKEEQRHKDDLRPVTPPAIEAPPVTPAPPAKKADQAAVAEDGAKKKRKRKRRRKKKAAVVQLEPEEQIEARLIKEKEKSGKRASKKRKKRKISDEEIEESIRQTLATMAGAGKTKPVRRRRTVSDNGAETPVEETNKLKVPEFVSAADLARLMDVEPGEVIRKCLDLGMVVSINQRLDADVIVAVADEFGFQAEIVQEYGADLIEQNGEPDSEEDLQPRSPVVTIMGHVDHGKTSLLDFIRESKITAGEHGGITQHIGAYVVEFKNRRITFLDTPGHEAFTAMRARGAHATDIVILVVAADDGVQTQTIEAINHARAANVPIVVAINKIDKATANPDLIRQQLSQHGILVENWGGKYQSAEISAKTGRGVENLLDLVLLEADLKDLKANPNRRAKGVIIEAELDKGKGAVATVLVQTGTLNVGDPFIAGQHWGRVRAMYDERGRRVPSAPPSTPVRVVGFSGVPTAGDQLVVMASEREAKEISLKRQQIKREQDFRKTRHITLDQFSKQIKEGGVKELRLIVKGDVDGSVEALSDSLLKLSNKEVTIRVIHKGVGGISESDVLLAAASDAIVIGFHIRVSPQARAIAERENVDIRNYKIIYDAVNDVKAALEGMLEPEISEQVTATIEVRKTFRVPKVGTVAGCYVQSGKVTRSDHIRLYRDDKLVFEGKIASLKRLKDDVREVASGFECGIGLENYDDIHEGDVLETYQIIKTKRTL
- the rpsO gene encoding 30S ribosomal protein S15, translating into MPLTSVEKTNWVKKYGASEKDTGKAEVQIALLTARINGLTGHFEKNPKDHNSRRGLLKMVGARRRLLDYLAKKDINRYRSIIAELSIRR